In Pikeienuella piscinae, the sequence GCGACGCCTGGACGCTCGAGATGGATATTCGCCCCTGGAGAGAGGAGTTCTGAGATGCGGATCGAGTTTTTTTTCGACTTCGGCAGCCCCGCTTCCTATCTCGCCTGGACCCAGCTTGCGAAGCTGGAGGCGGCCGGCGAGGTCGCGCTGCGCCCCTTCCTGCTTGGCGGCGTCTTCAAGGCGACCGGCAACAATTCTCCCGTCACCGTCCCCGCCAAGGGAAAATGGATGACGGAGGATCTGCATCGCTGGGCCGACGCCTATGGCGTTCCGCTGAAGTTTCCCCGGAGTTTCCCCCTCAACACCATCGCGCCGATGCGCGGCGCCGCCGCACTGGAGGGGGACGCGCGCTTCCCGACCTATGTGCAGGCCGTCTACGAGGCGATGTTCGGCCGGGGCGAAGACATATCCGATCCTGAA encodes:
- a CDS encoding 2-hydroxychromene-2-carboxylate isomerase encodes the protein MRIEFFFDFGSPASYLAWTQLAKLEAAGEVALRPFLLGGVFKATGNNSPVTVPAKGKWMTEDLHRWADAYGVPLKFPRSFPLNTIAPMRGAAALEGDARFPTYVQAVYEAMFGRGEDISDPETLRAALKGAGLDAKAILGSMTEEPVKAKLKATTEEAIARGAFGAPTFFVADQMHFGNDRIDWVIRAAKPA